AGTGGACGCTGGCGCAGAAGCTGCCGGAGGTCCCCGCCACCGAGACCTCGCTGGAGCGCCTGGAGACGCTGGCCATCGAGCAGCGGCTGGACATCGACGCGGCCCGCAAGCAGACGTCGCTGTTGTGGAACGCGCTGGAGCTGGCGCGCAGCACGCGCTTCTTCGGCCGCGTGGAGGTGGGCGTGCACACGCACCGCGACGCGAACGGGCCGCGCCTGCTGGGCCCCACGCTGTCGCTGGAGCTGCCCATCTTCGATCAACGTCAGGCGCTCATCGCGAAGCTGGAGGCGCAGCACCGCCAGGGTGAGAACCGGCTGATGGAGCTGGCCGTCAACGCCCGCTCGGAGGTGCGCGCGGCGAGGGCGAAGCTGGTGACGCTGCGGAACATGGCGGAGCGCTACCAGAAGGTCGTGCTCCCGCTGCGCACCACCATCGTCGAGGAGTCACAACGCCAGTACAACGCCATGCAGATTGGCCTTCCCGCCCTCCTCATCGCGCGACGCGAGCAGGTGGAGGCCTGGAGGGCATACCTGGAGACCGTCCGCGACTACTGGATGGCGCGGGCCGACCTGGAGCGGCTCGTGGGCGGACGTCTGCCCGCCGTCGCGGAGCCCGCCCCCACTCCCACTCCCACTCCCACTCCTTCTCCCGAGCCCACCCATGAGCACCATGAAGCCCACTGACGAACCCCAGGGCCCCTCCCAGGAAACGCAAGCCGAAGCTCCCTCGCTCACGCGCCGCGGTCTGCTCGCGCGCACGGGCGCGACGCTGGCGACGGGCGCCCTGCTGATGCACGGCCGCGCCGCCCAGGCGCAATCCAGCGTGCCCGGCGCGAAGGCCCCGCGTGAAGGGTCCGCGGCGGACACGGGAGGCAAGGTCACCCGGCAATCGCATCTGCCTCCTGGGAAGGAGGGCCGCGACTACCGGCCTGTCGTCGTGCCCAACGGCGCGAAGCTGCCGTGGAAGGACGTGGGCGGCGTGAAGGTGTTCCACCTGGTGGCCCAGGAGGTGGAGCACGAGTTCGCGCCCGGCCTCAAGGCCACGTGCTGGGGTTACAACGGCCACGTGCACGGGCCCACCATCGAGGTGGTGGAGGGCGACCGCGTGCGCTTCTACGTCACGAACCGGCTGCCTGCGTCCACCACGGTGCACTGGCACGGCGTCCTTCTCCCCAGCGGCATGGACGGCGTGGGCGGGCTGAGCCAGAAGGCCATCGCCCCGGGAGAGACCTACCGCTACGAGTTCACGGTGCGTCAGTCGGGGACGTGCATGTATCACTCGCACCACGACGAGATGACGCAGATGGCGCTGGGCATGGTGGGCCTGTTCATCATCCACCCGCGCAGGCCGGTGGGTCCGCGCATCGACCGGGACTTCGCCATCATGCTGCACGAGTGGCGCATCGACCCGGGGACGATGCGTCCGGACCCCAACGAGATGACGGACTTCAACATCCTGACGATGAACGCGAAGGCGTTCCCGGGCACGGAGCCGCTGGTGGTGCGCAAGGGCGAGCGGGTGCGGATCCGCTTCGGCAACCTGAGCGCAATGGACCACCACCCCATCCACCTGCACGGCTTCCAGTTCCGCATCACGGAGACGGACGGAGGCCGCATCCAGGAGAGCGCGCAGTTGCCGGAGACGACGGTGCTGGTGCCTACCGGGAGCACGCGCACCATCGAGTTCGTGGCGGACGAACCCGGTGACTGGGCCATGCACTGCCACATGACCCACCACGTGATGAACCAGATGGGCCACGACATTCCGAACATGATCGGCGTGAAGCCCGGAGGTCTGGACGCGAAGGTGCGGCCCCTGCTGCCCGGCTACATGACCATGGGGCAGATGGGCATGGGAGACATGGCGGGCATGAGCCACATGCCCATGCCCGCGAACTCCATCCCCATGGTGGGCGGCAAGGGCCCCTACGACGAGATCACCATGGGAGGCATGTTCACGATCCTCAAGGTGAGAGATCGCCTGGAGGGATACGCCGATCCCGGCTGGTACACGCCGCCGCAGGGGACGCTGGCCCGGCTCGCCCAGTTGGATGAGCTGCGCCGGGACGGCATCGACGTCTAGGCGGCCAGGCCACCCTCACGATTGTCTGCTGCCTTGGCGGAACCACGCCTCCCCGCTCGGTCTTTCCGTTGCATCAGGGGCCCGCGACGGTCACCTTGTCATGTGACAGGGGAAGGACCATGGAGAGCATCGCGGAGGCCATCCGGAGCCATCACTCGGAAATCATCCAATGTTGGATGAACGAGGCGACCCGGGCCGCGTCGGCCCGGGGCCTGGACCAGCCCGAGTTCAGGAACATCATGCCCAGCTATCTCGCTTCCCTCGCGGAAGCGCGGGCATCGGGCGGTGATGGCCACAACCAGCAGCGGCAGCACGTTGAAAGCCATGTGTCCGCACGGCTCCGCCAGGGCTTCCATGTGGCGGAGGTCGTCGAGGAGTTCGCCATCCTGGGGCGGTGCATCACCCAGACCTGGGCCACCACGCATCCTGACGAGCAGCCTGCCGGACATGACGTCGAGCGGCTCTACACCGAGCTGCACGTCGCCATGGAGACCGTGGCGGAGCTCTTCGGCAAGCACCTGCTGGAGGAGGAACAGACGGAGAAGCGCTACCTGCGACTCCTCCAGAAAGTGGCCAGTGAGGCCCTCGGGCTGGACGAACCGGGCAACCGGAACCAGTTGAAGGAGCTGCTGGAGATCATCCTGGAGGCCATGGGCGCCCGGAGCGGTGCCTTGTTGCTGTACGAGCCAGGGGACGCGCGCCTGGTCACCGCGGCCTCCGCGGGGGCTGGCAACGAGCAACTGGAGCGCTACGCGACCTCCCTGGAGCCGAAGACCTTTCCCGGGAGCATCGTGGCGGCGGGCGAGGAGACCTGCTCCCTCCGAGACGCCATGACCACGACGCTCAAGGTGAGCGAGTCGCTCCGTCAGGGAGGCATCCACGCCCTGCTCGGGGTCCGGCTGCCCGCCCACCGGGCCCTGATGGGCGTGCTCTATGTCGGGCTCACCGAGGCCCGTGAGTTCACCGCCCGGGAGAAGCAGCGGCTCCAGACGCTGGGCCAGCACCTGAGCGTCCACCTGGAGAACGCCCGGCTGTACACGAACCTCCAGGAGAAGGTCGAAGCGCTCGAGACCGAGCGCGGCCTCCGCGAGCAGTTCGTCACCATCCTGGCCCACGATCTCCGCGGCCCCTTGTCGACGGCGAAGATGGGGGCGCACGCGCTCCTCCGGGCTCCAGAAAAGCTGGAGGCGCGGCGCGACCTGGCGCAGCGGATCAACCGGAACATCGAACGGGCGGACCAGATGGTACGGGACCTGCTCGACGCCAACCGCATCCATGCGGGCCAACGGCTGCCGCTCCGGCTCGACACGTGCGACCTGGGAAGAATCGCCCACGACGTGGTCGAGGAGCTGACGATGCTCCATGGAGAGCGCTTCGTGCTCGAGGCGGAGGAGCACGTCCAGGGCATCTGGAGCGCCGAGGAGCTGCGCCGCGCCCTGTGGAACCTGGGCACCAACGCCCTCAAGTACGGAGCGGCTGACAGCCCCATTACCTTCACCGTCACGGAGACCGGCGCGCAAGCCCAAGCCTCCGTGCACAACCAGGGACCGGCGATCGCGCGCGCCGACCAGGAGGCCATCTTCAAGCCCTTCATCCGGACCCGCGCCGCGAAGACGGGACCGTCGAAGGGCTGGGGGCTGGGACTGACCCTGGTGTGGGGGTGCGCCCAGGCGCACGGTGGAAGGGTCGAGCTGACAAGCGACGCGGACACCGGAACGACCTTCCGCCTGGTGCTGCCCTGGGACGCCCGCCCGTTCCAGGCCGACCCGAACGTGCCGGAGCGCGTTGGACAGGATTCGGGCCATCCCTGACAGGAGGCTGACACGAAGGGGAGTTCTTGCTTCATGGTCCCCTTCTTCTTCGCATCCCATTGGTCCCTGAGCGTCCTCTTCCAGAGCCTCTTCCAGCACCGTTACGCCGCGCACCGCATGTTCACGATGGGGCCTCGCACCGAGCGGGCGCTGCACCTGTCGGCCGCGCTGGTGCAGGGTTCGAGCTATCTCGACCCGCGCGCCTACGCCATCCTCCATCGCGAGCACCACGCCTACGCGGACACCGAGCGGGATCCCCACTCGCCCACGCACCAGAAGAACCCGTTGCGGATGATGCTCCACACGGCGCGCCGCTACGCGGGCCTGCTCACACGGCGCATCTCCGCCGAGCCGCGCTTCCTCGGGGGCTACCCCGAGTGGCCCGCGGTGGATCGTCTCTTCAGCCGCTGGCCCACGCGCATCGCCTTCGGCGCGCTCTATGCGCTGTTCTACCGGCGGTTCGCGACGCGCCGGTGGCACTGGGCGCTGTTGCCCATGCACTTCGTGATGGGGCCGGTGCACGGCGCCATCGTCAACTGGTGCGGGCACCGGTACGGCTACCGCAACTTCGAGAGCCGAGATGCGTCACGCAACACGTTGCCGGTGGACGTGCTGTGCATGGGCGAGCTGTTCCAGAACAACCACCACACCCGGCCAGCGAGCCCCGACTTCGCCGCCAGGCGCTTCGAGATGGATCCCACGTGGCAGGTGATGCGGCTGCTCGCACGGCTGAAGCTCATCCGGCTCACGCCTGCTTCGCTGGGCAGGCATGCGGAGCCCCATCCGTCCCCCGTGCGGAGGGATGACGGCACTTCGCTCTGGGCATCCCCATCCTTGTGAGCGAACGGAGGAACAAACCCCATGCTATTCGCGGAAAGCGTCGCCCAGGGCCGCATGGTCGTCGCAGCCGGAGGTCAGGCGCTCGGAAACGTGGAGACCCTGTCCATTGACAGCGAGACCTGGAAGATCGACTCCATCCAGGTGAAGTTGACGTCGGAGGCTTCCGAGCAGTTCGGCGTCTACTGGAACTACTTCCACGCGGGGCGCATCTACGTGCCGACGCGCCTGGTGCATTCGGTGAGCGACACCGTGCTCCTCTCCGTCACCGTCGATGAGCTCCGTGAGGTGCTCTCGCAGGACTCCGCCAGCGCCCCCATCTGAGCACGGCAACCTGAAAGAACATGAAGCCCTGTTCAGCTTCACAGGCTTGATGGAGTAGATTCGAGCCTCCCCCGGAGGCTCTCCATGACCGCCCCTCTGCCGACGCTGGAACGCCTTCCTCGCGGAGCGCTCACGCTGTTCCGCATCCGGGCGCTCCTGCGCATGGGCATCTACGGTGGAGTCGCGTTCGCCGTGGCGCTGGGGTTGAGCTTCGCCGGCAACGACCACTGGCCGTTCCTGTTGCCGTGCGCGGTGGTGCTGGGATTGAGCGTGTTGACGGCGTGGTATCCGCAACGCGCGCACGAGCGCTGGGGCTGGGCGCTGCGCGAGCACGACCTGGTCATCTCCCACGGCGTGCTCCTGCATGAAGTGGTCTCCATCCCGGCGGGACGCATCCAGCACGTGGACGTGCACCAGGGGCCCATCGAGCGTTCGCTGGGGCTCGCGCGCCTGCAGATCTACACGGCCGCGGGCAGTGGCGCGGACGGAGAGATTCCCGGCCTGACGAGGGAGACTGCGGACTCCCTGCGCGAGCGGTTGGTGCGGCGCGAGGCCGACGATGTCGTCTGAGCCGGTGGCGCTGGCCGTCCCGGAGGAGGTGCCCTGGAAGCGGCTGAGCGCGAAGGCGCCGCTCGCGGCGCTGGTGCCCCTGTCGGCGACGATTGGCCGCATGCTCCTGGGCGCGCTGCTGCCCACGTACTTCGCGGGTGAGCGCGGCCTGCCGGTGGTCCTCTGGGGGATCGTGCTCAGCATCGCGGTCCTGCTGCTCGCCGCCGGCCTCTATGAAGTGGCCACGACGAGCTACCGCGTGGTGGGCGCCCAGCTGGAGATCCGCTCGGGCATCTTCACGCGCACCTCCCGTTTCATCGAAGCCGCGCGGGTGCAGAACACGGAGGTCCTGCAGCCCTTCGTGTCGAAGCTGCTCGGGCTGGTGGAGGTGAAGGTGGAGACGGCCTCCGGAGGCAAGGCGGACGGCCATCTGAGAGGCCTGACGCCAGAGGAAGCCCAGGCGTTGATCCACGCGCTCCAGGCCGTGCGAGGCGAAGGCACGGCGGCGGTGCTCCTGCCTGGCGAAGCCGCGCCAGAGGAGCGCGTGCTCTCCGAGGCCCACCTGGGAGGCCTGCTGCTCTATGGCGCGACCGCGCTGGGGTTGGGCGTCATCGCGGTGGTGATGGGCGCGCTGCATGAAATCACCGAGACCTTCCACAAGCTGCTGCTGCCATGGATGGAGGCCCACTGGGACGCGCTGGCGGCGCCGGGCATGGGCTGGCTGGCCGCGACGGTGGCGGCGCTCGCGGGGTTGTTCGGCCTGTGGCTGGTGAGTGGCGTGCGAGCGGTGTTGCAGTTCCATGGCTTCCGGCTGGTGGACACGGGCACGCACCTGCGAGCGGTTGGCGGGCTGATCACCCGCCGGCAGGTGACGGTGCGGCGGGCGCGCATCCAGCAGGTGGTGCTGGATGAGCCCTTTCTGCGCCGCACGCTGGGCTTTGGTTCCGTGGAGGTGGAGACGGCGGGCGTCCGCACGGGCAAGGAGTCCGCGGACCGCGCGGAGTTGCTGGTGCCGGTGGTGCCCACGGCGCGCATGCCGGAGTTGCTGCGGGAGTTCGTGCCGGAGCTGCCCGACGACATGCCCTTCCAGCGGGCGCATCCCAAGGCACTCCTGCGGGCACGGATCCGCGCGGTGGGGCCTGAGCGTGCTGGTGGCGGCGCCAGCGACCTGGTTCTGGGGAGCATGGGGCGCGGTGGCATGGCTGCTGCTGCCCGCGCAGTTGCTGGGCGCCTGGTTCGACTGGCGCTTCCAGGGGTGGCTCGTCACGGAAGCCCTGGTGGTGGTGCGCCAGGGCTTCTGGCGCAGGCGCACGACAGTGGTGCAGCGCTCCCGCATCCAGTCCGTCCGCGCGAGACAGGGACCGCTGGAGCGCGGCTACGGCATCGGGCACGTGCGCATCGACGTGGCGGGGTCGTACGTCATCCTGCCCAGCGTGGGCTGGGAGGAAGCCCAGTCGCTCATCGACGTGCTCCCCGCCCGGCGTCCCACGCGTCGCAGCTTGCCTGCACGGCTTCCCGGATAGGCCTACGCCCCCCGTTGCTTCACCCGCAGGATGGAGTCATTGGCCTCCAGGACTTCCAACGTCTGGGCTGGATGGGCGTCTCCGTCGAAGAGGATCCGCAGGCGACCATTCCCTTCGTCCGTCCAGCGGCCCCGGAGCGGCTGCGCGGCGTCACCCCGGCCGATGGCCCACTCGATGAATGCTCCATCGGGCCTGAACTCGATGCCGCCGCGGCCACGTGCCCGCGGAAACGCGTAGTCCGCCGGCCTGTACACCGCCGCCCCGGGGGCATCCTCCTCGAAGGAGTGCCCCCAGCGGCGGAAGAGAGATGTGGGTAGCGAGCTCATGCGCGCCCGTGAAAGCCCGCGCTCGTGGGCCGGATGTCACGCGCCGCCTGCGGCAACGACAGTGGCGCCGCCATGACGGCTTCGCGCAAGGTCGAGAGGGTGCCGCCCAGCGACTCCCAGTCGGTGAGTGACGGCCACCAGGCCGTCCCGTCCCAGGCCTTGTGGTACAGCGCCGAGTCTGTTCCCTGCACGAAGACGTCCAGCCGATCCGGGCCCCAGGAGACTGCCTTTGGAGGGCTCGCGCACAGGCCGCCCAGCGATTCCCAGTCGGTGAGCGACGGCCACCAGGCATGACCATCCCAGGCCTTGTGATACACCGCCGAATCCGTTCCCAGCACGAAGACATCCAGCCGGTCCGGGCCCCAGGAGACCGCCGTCGGAGGGCTCGCGCACAGGCCGCCCAGCGACTCCCAGTCGGTGGGCGACGGCCTCCAGGCCGCCCCATCCCAGGCCTTGTGGTACAGCGCCGAGTCCATTCCCAGCACGAAGACGTCGATCCGATCCGGGCCCCAGGAGACCACCGCCGGAGGACTCCCGCACAGGCCCCCCAGCCCCTCCCAGTCGGTGGGCGATGGCCTCCAGGCCGTCCCATCCCAGGCCTTGTGGTACAGCGCCGAGTCCGTTCCCAGCACGAAGACGTCCAGCCGGTCCGGCCCCCAGGAGCATGCCCTCGGAGGGCTCGCGCACAGGCCGCCCAATCCCTCCCAGTCCGTGGGAGATGGCCTCCAGGCCGTCCCGTCCCAGGCCTTGTGATACAGCGCCGAGTCCATTCCCAGCACGAAGACGTCCAGCCGGCCCGGGCCCCACGATGCGACCTCCGCAGGGCTCTTGCATCTGCCGCCCATGGGCTCGTAATCCGTCACGGAGGGGCGCCAGGCAGTGCCGTCCCAGGCCTTGTGATACAGCGCCGAATCCATTCCCAGCACGAAGATGTCGAGTCGATCCGCGCCCCACGACACGATGGGCCCGGCGGGAGTGATCCGCGGGACCGACTCGGTGACGAACGACTGTCGCGGACCATCGAGGCAGGCGTCCACCCGGTCTACCTGCCCTTGCGAGAACATAACCATGCTGAGATCGTCGACATAGTCCATGTAGTTCATGAACATGTCACCGTGCGGTCCGTTGTTGCAGCTGATGTGCGGGTAGCTCGGGACGCCTGTATTTGGCCCCGCCTGATTCGGAGTGTCGGGGACCTCATCCGACCCGGTGCAGCCGGTCCCGTCATCTCCCCAGATATGATACAGATTGAACCAGTGACCAATCTCATGCGTCGCCGTGCGCCCGAGATTGAAGGGAGCCGTCGCCGTCCCTGTCGTACCGAAGGCGGTGTAGGTGATGACCACGCCGTCGGTGGCCTCGGGCCCTCCAGGAAACTGGGCATATCCCAGGAGGCCGCCCGCGAGTTTGCAGACCCAGAGGTTGAGGTACCTGTCGGCAGGCCATGGGTCGGCCCCGCCGGTTGCCTGTGACTTGACGCGGTCGTCACTCTGGAAGGACGCGGTGTTCGTCTGGGTCCGCGTGATTCCATTGGTGGGGCTCCCATCCGGTGCGCGCGAGGCCAGGAAGAACTCCACCTCCGCGTCAGCGACCAGGCCCTGAAATGCCGCGGGAACCTGAGAGACGTCTGGGTTTTTCTCTCGGAAGTCCAGGTTGAGCACGTCGATCTGACTCTGGATCTGCGCGTCAGAGATGTTCTGCTGCGCGGTATTCCAGACGACATGGACCACGACAGGAATCTGGACGACGCCCTGGCGCTCCCTTTTTCGTTGTCCGCGCTGAAAGGCCAGCGCCAGGTTTTCGATGCGCTCTCGTGCCCGGATGTACTCGGGATGCGTGCTGAGGAGGCGGCGATGAACATCCATGGTGCCGCACTTGCGCAGGGGCCGCGGTGGGCCACCCTGGGGACCTCCGCGGCCCATGCCACCCTGCCCGCCCTTGCCAGCGCCATTCATGGCACCGGTCGAGCTTCCGCCCATCGCGCCTGGCATCCGGCTCCCCTGGCTGGAGGCACCCTGGCCACCCATGGCTTGGGTCCCTGCATCCCCCATTCCTCGAGACATCCCCCCTTGCTGGGGAGTGCGTGGTGTGGGGCTCTTCATTCCATCCTTGCGTGAGTCTTTCATCCACCCTCCAGACCTGGCGTCCTCCAGCTAACGTGGTGGGGCTGCCAATGCGTCGCAAGGGTTTGCGCCGCTTGGGGAGGAGTTCATGCGCGAAGGGGCCTTGGCGCTGTGCGCGGTCTGGATTGTCTCAGGATGCGCGGGCTTGGAGGCGCCTGAGCGCCGTAGCGGTTCGCGAGTGCTTCGCCAGAGGGCGGCCTTCGCACCCGATGACTCGAAGGAGCGTCGGCGAGACCCTGACACGCGGCCCCGAAGAGGCGGGCAATCGTCCGCTCCCCTCACCCATCAGGCTGTCATCGAAGTCCTTGGGGAGGTGAAGGAGACGGTGGATGGCGTCGCCCGGACGCTCCCAAGGCTCGCGGCGAACACGAAGGGCCTGGGTGGTTCCGACGGCGTCTTCACCCGGTACACCGACTACGGCTCCATCCAGGTGCCCTGGCTGCGAGGCGCGACCGCGAGAGTCACTTCGCTCGCGGACGCATCGGAGACGGTGGAGGACGCGGACATGCGAGCGGGCATCCTCCGCCTGACAGGTCCGCGTCTCGAGGCCGTGATGTCCGGCGCGATGCTTCTGGCCACATGGCTCGACTTCCTGCGGCTCGCGGAGGTCATCCAGCAGGAGTGTCCTTTCTACGGAGTCGAG
This DNA window, taken from Corallococcus coralloides DSM 2259, encodes the following:
- a CDS encoding multicopper oxidase family protein translates to MSTMKPTDEPQGPSQETQAEAPSLTRRGLLARTGATLATGALLMHGRAAQAQSSVPGAKAPREGSAADTGGKVTRQSHLPPGKEGRDYRPVVVPNGAKLPWKDVGGVKVFHLVAQEVEHEFAPGLKATCWGYNGHVHGPTIEVVEGDRVRFYVTNRLPASTTVHWHGVLLPSGMDGVGGLSQKAIAPGETYRYEFTVRQSGTCMYHSHHDEMTQMALGMVGLFIIHPRRPVGPRIDRDFAIMLHEWRIDPGTMRPDPNEMTDFNILTMNAKAFPGTEPLVVRKGERVRIRFGNLSAMDHHPIHLHGFQFRITETDGGRIQESAQLPETTVLVPTGSTRTIEFVADEPGDWAMHCHMTHHVMNQMGHDIPNMIGVKPGGLDAKVRPLLPGYMTMGQMGMGDMAGMSHMPMPANSIPMVGGKGPYDEITMGGMFTILKVRDRLEGYADPGWYTPPQGTLARLAQLDELRRDGIDV
- a CDS encoding ATP-binding protein; protein product: MESIAEAIRSHHSEIIQCWMNEATRAASARGLDQPEFRNIMPSYLASLAEARASGGDGHNQQRQHVESHVSARLRQGFHVAEVVEEFAILGRCITQTWATTHPDEQPAGHDVERLYTELHVAMETVAELFGKHLLEEEQTEKRYLRLLQKVASEALGLDEPGNRNQLKELLEIILEAMGARSGALLLYEPGDARLVTAASAGAGNEQLERYATSLEPKTFPGSIVAAGEETCSLRDAMTTTLKVSESLRQGGIHALLGVRLPAHRALMGVLYVGLTEAREFTAREKQRLQTLGQHLSVHLENARLYTNLQEKVEALETERGLREQFVTILAHDLRGPLSTAKMGAHALLRAPEKLEARRDLAQRINRNIERADQMVRDLLDANRIHAGQRLPLRLDTCDLGRIAHDVVEELTMLHGERFVLEAEEHVQGIWSAEELRRALWNLGTNALKYGAADSPITFTVTETGAQAQASVHNQGPAIARADQEAIFKPFIRTRAAKTGPSKGWGLGLTLVWGCAQAHGGRVELTSDADTGTTFRLVLPWDARPFQADPNVPERVGQDSGHP
- a CDS encoding acyl-CoA desaturase, which produces MVPFFFASHWSLSVLFQSLFQHRYAAHRMFTMGPRTERALHLSAALVQGSSYLDPRAYAILHREHHAYADTERDPHSPTHQKNPLRMMLHTARRYAGLLTRRISAEPRFLGGYPEWPAVDRLFSRWPTRIAFGALYALFYRRFATRRWHWALLPMHFVMGPVHGAIVNWCGHRYGYRNFESRDASRNTLPVDVLCMGELFQNNHHTRPASPDFAARRFEMDPTWQVMRLLARLKLIRLTPASLGRHAEPHPSPVRRDDGTSLWASPSL
- a CDS encoding PH domain-containing protein, with the protein product MTAPLPTLERLPRGALTLFRIRALLRMGIYGGVAFAVALGLSFAGNDHWPFLLPCAVVLGLSVLTAWYPQRAHERWGWALREHDLVISHGVLLHEVVSIPAGRIQHVDVHQGPIERSLGLARLQIYTAAGSGADGEIPGLTRETADSLRERLVRREADDVV
- a CDS encoding PH domain-containing protein, which encodes MSPFCAARWALVPWRWRRRASARARSPRTARSCWCRWCPRRACRSCCGSSCRSCPTTCPSSGRIPRHSCGHGSARWGLSVLVAAPATWFWGAWGAVAWLLLPAQLLGAWFDWRFQGWLVTEALVVVRQGFWRRRTTVVQRSRIQSVRARQGPLERGYGIGHVRIDVAGSYVILPSVGWEEAQSLIDVLPARRPTRRSLPARLPG
- a CDS encoding M43 family zinc metalloprotease — protein: MDVHRRLLSTHPEYIRARERIENLALAFQRGQRKRERQGVVQIPVVVHVVWNTAQQNISDAQIQSQIDVLNLDFREKNPDVSQVPAAFQGLVADAEVEFFLASRAPDGSPTNGITRTQTNTASFQSDDRVKSQATGGADPWPADRYLNLWVCKLAGGLLGYAQFPGGPEATDGVVITYTAFGTTGTATAPFNLGRTATHEIGHWFNLYHIWGDDGTGCTGSDEVPDTPNQAGPNTGVPSYPHISCNNGPHGDMFMNYMDYVDDLSMVMFSQGQVDRVDACLDGPRQSFVTESVPRITPAGPIVSWGADRLDIFVLGMDSALYHKAWDGTAWRPSVTDYEPMGGRCKSPAEVASWGPGRLDVFVLGMDSALYHKAWDGTAWRPSPTDWEGLGGLCASPPRACSWGPDRLDVFVLGTDSALYHKAWDGTAWRPSPTDWEGLGGLCGSPPAVVSWGPDRIDVFVLGMDSALYHKAWDGAAWRPSPTDWESLGGLCASPPTAVSWGPDRLDVFVLGTDSAVYHKAWDGHAWWPSLTDWESLGGLCASPPKAVSWGPDRLDVFVQGTDSALYHKAWDGTAWWPSLTDWESLGGTLSTLREAVMAAPLSLPQAARDIRPTSAGFHGRA